One region of Hymenobacter sediminicola genomic DNA includes:
- a CDS encoding sigma-54-dependent Fis family transcriptional regulator, with translation MPDQDDSLLLYLNDAIATSRDKEGLFRSVTEKLRLIFPFDAITIITLDADHQYRRVFLRDYLGEILLPDYPGSKPERAPVAGNPIEQFIHSRHLQQYDLQELLQDYPDHQPFNALLSEQLRYFTVVPLRTGGRLVGLLSLVARRRPELSDMDADLLEKIGSLVAVAVTNALAFEEIARREQEKTMQLALNNALLSIKERGELFRAIATEINQVVPCDYFGVRAREPDSPMRAIAEFSKQPDGTFAPLDEGRYGGMPDSEAAKKAVAELFSQPGVYVGPEFEKLVEQYAMLRHIRDTRGTQSILCAPLLETGDEQAAALILASHQPQAFTNEMLQLILSLVPQIRLAIQNVFAFEQIDALRAQLERERTYLIDEINTSVADRLDDFVGGSSVMQQVYTRLGQVAPTDTTVLITGETGTGKELVARALHNLSPRRERALIKLNCAALPAQLIESELFGHEKGAFTGAHDRRIGKFEMADGGTIFLDEVGELPLDLQAKLLRVLQEKEFERIGGRRVIQTDVRVIAATNRVLEEEVAAGHFRADLYYRLNVFPIKLPALRERPEDIEPLMRHFLERFTKRMGKPVRGLRERDLQALRQYGWPGNVRELEHVLEQAVIVSQGPFLEFAGFSAAALSTPAAPEAGGPLKSLKEQERDHILAALQRTGGRVSGPNGAAALLDINPKTLEARMKKLNIRRTITAGE, from the coding sequence ATGCCGGACCAAGACGACTCTTTATTGCTGTATCTGAATGATGCCATTGCCACGTCACGGGATAAGGAAGGTTTGTTCCGAAGCGTGACGGAAAAGCTACGCCTCATTTTTCCGTTCGATGCTATTACTATCATTACGCTTGATGCTGACCATCAATACCGCCGTGTGTTTCTGCGCGACTACTTGGGTGAAATCCTTCTTCCCGATTATCCCGGCTCCAAGCCAGAGCGTGCTCCGGTAGCTGGCAACCCCATCGAGCAGTTCATCCATTCCCGCCATCTGCAGCAATACGACCTGCAGGAACTTCTACAAGACTATCCGGACCACCAGCCTTTTAATGCCCTTCTGAGCGAGCAGCTCCGGTATTTTACCGTAGTGCCGCTACGCACGGGTGGCCGGTTGGTAGGGCTGCTGTCCTTGGTTGCCCGCCGCCGCCCTGAGCTGTCGGATATGGATGCTGACTTGCTCGAAAAGATTGGCAGTCTGGTAGCTGTGGCCGTTACCAATGCTTTGGCATTCGAGGAAATTGCGCGGCGCGAGCAGGAGAAAACCATGCAACTGGCCCTGAACAATGCGCTGCTCAGCATCAAAGAGCGGGGCGAGCTTTTTCGAGCTATTGCTACCGAGATTAACCAAGTGGTACCCTGCGACTACTTCGGAGTGCGGGCACGCGAACCTGATTCGCCGATGCGGGCTATTGCCGAATTCAGCAAGCAGCCAGACGGTACTTTCGCGCCACTCGATGAAGGCCGGTATGGTGGTATGCCCGACTCTGAAGCGGCTAAAAAGGCGGTAGCAGAGCTTTTCTCGCAGCCGGGTGTGTATGTAGGCCCCGAGTTTGAAAAGCTGGTGGAGCAGTACGCCATGCTGCGCCATATCAGGGACACGCGCGGCACCCAGTCGATACTATGCGCCCCGCTTCTGGAAACCGGCGATGAGCAGGCGGCCGCGCTTATTCTGGCCAGCCATCAACCGCAGGCATTCACCAATGAAATGCTGCAGCTCATCCTGAGCCTGGTGCCGCAGATTCGGCTGGCTATCCAGAACGTGTTTGCCTTTGAGCAGATTGACGCGCTCCGGGCGCAGCTGGAACGGGAACGGACTTACCTGATCGACGAAATTAACACCTCGGTTGCCGACCGCCTCGATGATTTTGTGGGCGGCAGCAGCGTCATGCAGCAAGTCTATACCCGGCTGGGCCAAGTGGCGCCCACCGATACCACAGTACTCATCACCGGCGAGACCGGCACCGGCAAAGAACTGGTAGCCAGAGCACTGCACAACCTTTCACCACGGCGCGAGCGGGCCCTGATCAAGCTAAATTGCGCGGCACTGCCGGCTCAGCTTATCGAAAGTGAGCTATTCGGACACGAAAAAGGCGCGTTTACCGGGGCCCACGACCGGCGCATCGGCAAGTTTGAAATGGCTGACGGCGGCACTATTTTCCTGGATGAGGTGGGCGAATTGCCTCTCGACCTGCAAGCCAAGCTGCTGCGGGTACTGCAGGAAAAAGAGTTTGAACGTATTGGCGGGCGGCGGGTAATCCAGACCGATGTGCGCGTTATTGCGGCCACCAACCGGGTGCTAGAAGAGGAGGTAGCAGCTGGGCATTTCCGCGCCGACCTGTACTACCGCCTCAACGTGTTTCCGATTAAGCTCCCAGCTCTGCGCGAGCGGCCCGAAGACATCGAGCCACTAATGCGGCATTTTCTGGAGCGTTTCACCAAGCGTATGGGCAAGCCGGTGCGTGGCCTGCGCGAGCGGGACCTGCAGGCGTTGCGCCAATACGGCTGGCCTGGCAACGTGCGCGAACTGGAGCACGTGCTGGAGCAGGCGGTTATCGTAAGCCAGGGGCCTTTTCTGGAGTTTGCGGGTTTCTCGGCGGCGGCGCTGTCCACACCCGCTGCTCCGGAAGCCGGCGGGCCGCTTAAGTCGCTGAAAGAGCAGGAACGCGACCATATTCTGGCGGCACTTCAGCGTACCGGCGGCCGCGTAAGTGGCCCGAACGGCGCTGCGGCATTACTCGACATCAACCCCAAAACGCTGGAAGCCCGCATGAAGAAACTGAACATCCGGCGCACAATTACGGCAGGAGAGTAG
- a CDS encoding M1 family aminopeptidase — protein MKHLLTAAGCLLATATLAQQTPPAAPANPALQIYRASATKSNDLVHTKLDVRFDYAKRYLYGKEWVTLKPHAYATDSLRLDAKGMDIKSVALVNGQQLQPLKFDYSDKNNLRIYLGKAMAPGTSYTIYIEYTAKPDELKAEGSAAISDAKGLYFINPDSAVAGKPVQIWTQGETEASSAWFPTIDRPNQKTTSEISLTVPSKYVTLSNGALVSQTPAGPGLRTDTWKMELPHAPYLFMMAVGDFKIHKEMWRGKEVSYYLEPKYAPFAKQIFGNTPDMLEFFSNRLGVDYPWNKYAQIVVRDYVSGAMENTSATLHGDFVQMTDRQLLDREYQNESVIAHELFHQWFGDYVTAESWSNLTVNESMADFSEGLYAEHKYGADAGDSHNHRNLRNYLRSPAEAQKNLVRFHYATQEDMFDLVSYQKGGAILDMLRTYLGDDVFFAGLQKYLQDNKFGNGEAHQQRLAMEAVSGQDLNWFYNQWYFGTGHPVVSIDYAWDAAKKVQSVTVKQTQPGQPFQLPFAIDYYVNGKPQRQRVMMTQATQTFTMPLTAKPDLVDVDAEKTLVWQQTDAKPLAEFAYQYAHAPLYVARREALLAAAAKQDTDAAARKLLVAGLSDKFNNLRMVAAERLKLDNKEVAKAALPTLRKLAATEKDPHALATMLTALAKTKDKRDEKLFAQLLAGSQSYAVQGAALQALAQVNPKLALSKAQALETSDQNSLILAVVDVYAKNGGQPQWKFVRDKFDAATGREKGNFFEGMGIMLARLTDTAAFTEDVDRLKGLAIQYKRFGADEPIIGMMQAAVKQQAGTATAAANQQIAEKAIAEIQAAK, from the coding sequence ATGAAACACCTGCTTACTGCGGCTGGCTGCTTGCTGGCTACTGCCACCTTGGCCCAACAAACCCCACCAGCGGCCCCCGCCAATCCGGCACTACAGATTTACCGCGCCTCGGCCACCAAATCCAACGACTTAGTGCACACCAAGCTGGATGTGCGGTTTGACTATGCCAAGCGCTACCTCTACGGCAAAGAGTGGGTTACACTAAAGCCACACGCCTACGCTACCGATTCGCTACGTCTCGATGCCAAGGGCATGGACATCAAATCGGTAGCTCTGGTGAATGGCCAGCAGCTGCAGCCGCTGAAATTCGACTACTCCGACAAGAATAACCTGCGCATTTACCTGGGCAAAGCCATGGCGCCCGGTACTAGCTACACCATCTACATTGAGTATACAGCTAAGCCGGATGAGCTGAAAGCGGAAGGCAGCGCGGCTATTTCCGATGCCAAAGGCCTGTACTTTATTAACCCAGATAGTGCCGTAGCGGGCAAGCCAGTCCAGATCTGGACGCAGGGCGAGACGGAAGCTTCATCGGCCTGGTTCCCAACGATTGATAGGCCCAACCAGAAAACCACCTCGGAAATCAGCCTGACGGTACCCAGCAAGTATGTCACGCTCAGCAACGGCGCCTTGGTAAGCCAGACGCCGGCCGGCCCCGGTCTGCGCACCGATACCTGGAAGATGGAGCTGCCCCACGCGCCCTACCTGTTTATGATGGCCGTCGGCGACTTCAAAATTCATAAGGAAATGTGGCGCGGCAAGGAAGTCAGCTACTACCTCGAACCGAAGTACGCGCCTTTCGCCAAGCAGATTTTCGGCAACACGCCCGATATGCTGGAGTTCTTTTCTAACCGCCTCGGCGTGGACTACCCATGGAACAAGTACGCCCAGATTGTGGTGCGCGACTACGTGAGCGGGGCCATGGAAAACACGTCGGCGACGTTGCACGGTGATTTTGTGCAGATGACGGACCGCCAGCTGCTGGACCGCGAATACCAAAACGAATCGGTTATTGCCCACGAACTGTTTCACCAGTGGTTTGGCGACTACGTGACAGCCGAAAGCTGGAGCAACCTGACCGTGAACGAGTCGATGGCGGACTTCTCAGAAGGGCTCTATGCGGAGCATAAATACGGTGCCGACGCCGGCGACTCGCACAACCACCGCAACCTGCGCAACTACCTGCGCAGCCCGGCCGAGGCGCAGAAAAACCTAGTGCGTTTCCACTACGCCACGCAAGAGGACATGTTTGATTTGGTGAGCTACCAGAAGGGCGGTGCCATTCTGGACATGCTGCGCACTTACCTCGGCGACGACGTATTCTTTGCCGGTCTGCAAAAATACCTGCAGGACAACAAGTTCGGTAACGGCGAGGCCCACCAGCAGCGCCTGGCAATGGAAGCCGTGTCGGGCCAAGATCTGAACTGGTTCTACAACCAGTGGTACTTCGGCACCGGCCACCCAGTCGTCAGCATCGATTATGCCTGGGATGCGGCCAAAAAGGTGCAATCCGTGACGGTGAAACAGACTCAGCCGGGCCAGCCATTCCAGCTGCCCTTCGCTATCGATTACTACGTGAATGGCAAGCCACAGCGCCAGCGCGTGATGATGACCCAAGCCACCCAAACCTTCACGATGCCTCTGACCGCCAAGCCCGACTTGGTGGACGTGGACGCCGAGAAAACGCTGGTGTGGCAGCAAACCGATGCTAAACCCCTCGCAGAGTTTGCCTACCAGTATGCCCACGCGCCGCTCTATGTGGCACGCCGTGAAGCCCTGCTGGCTGCTGCTGCCAAGCAGGATACCGATGCGGCTGCTCGCAAGCTGCTGGTTGCTGGCCTCAGCGACAAGTTCAACAACTTGCGCATGGTGGCTGCCGAGCGGCTTAAGCTCGATAACAAGGAGGTTGCTAAAGCGGCGCTGCCCACGCTTCGTAAGCTAGCCGCTACCGAGAAAGACCCGCACGCCTTGGCTACGATGCTGACTGCTTTGGCCAAAACCAAAGACAAGCGTGATGAGAAGCTGTTCGCGCAGCTGCTGGCGGGCAGCCAGTCGTACGCGGTGCAAGGAGCGGCCTTGCAGGCGCTGGCTCAGGTGAACCCGAAGCTGGCTCTAAGCAAAGCCCAAGCGCTGGAAACTTCAGACCAGAACAGCCTGATTCTGGCAGTAGTGGATGTATACGCCAAAAACGGAGGCCAACCTCAGTGGAAGTTTGTCCGTGATAAATTCGACGCTGCTACCGGCCGCGAGAAGGGCAACTTCTTTGAAGGCATGGGCATCATGCTGGCCCGTCTCACCGATACGGCGGCTTTCACCGAAGACGTGGACCGTCTCAAAGGCCTAGCCATTCAGTACAAGCGGTTCGGGGCCGATGAGCCTATTATCGGGATGATGCAGGCAGCTGTGAAGCAACAGGCAGGCACTGCTACTGCTGCTGCCAATCAGCAGATTGCCGAAAAGGCAATTGCTGAAATTCAGGCAGCTAAATAG
- a CDS encoding AAA family ATPase, which yields MPIPDFDPTQLTREQVLRALRQMDREGPRMPLSTVYDLVYRGRRYAPRAVAKLAYQLAIGQPDAAWPLPAGAATNRVLEQLDFTIATKRPTLANSPLDGDVAAQEAMQALYTGRETVPKQPKQAVKPEADAVSEPAFAYSMPPSQPYQRAQALQELFISEARLGAALSALRRRHNLILQGPPGTGKTFLARRLAWLELGATDAARVELVQFHPSYSYEDFVQGFRPDAQGTFRLQDGVLLDFCRRAAQEPEHPYFLLIDELNRGNLSRIFGELLLLLEADKRGPAHAVRLPYAPADAPRFFVPENVFFIGTMNLADRSLAPLDYALRRRFAFVEMTPEFGPPLQEYLTEKGVPAAVVKRLTQRLTDLNQTITDDPDLGANFQVGHSYFCAPPAAPAAAEEWLTLILEQEIAPLLDEYWLDQPARATAQKKKLLAR from the coding sequence ATGCCCATTCCTGACTTCGACCCCACTCAGCTCACCCGCGAACAGGTGCTGCGCGCCCTGCGCCAGATGGACCGTGAAGGGCCGCGTATGCCGCTTAGCACCGTCTACGACCTGGTGTACCGGGGTCGGCGCTATGCCCCGCGCGCTGTAGCAAAGCTGGCTTATCAGTTGGCTATTGGCCAGCCGGATGCTGCGTGGCCCCTGCCGGCTGGTGCAGCTACAAACCGGGTTCTGGAGCAGCTCGATTTCACCATTGCCACCAAGCGTCCTACCCTCGCCAACTCACCGCTCGATGGCGACGTAGCCGCCCAAGAGGCCATGCAGGCGCTTTACACCGGCCGCGAAACAGTACCGAAGCAGCCAAAGCAAGCAGTGAAGCCAGAAGCTGATGCCGTGAGCGAGCCGGCTTTTGCGTACTCCATGCCCCCTTCTCAGCCCTACCAACGGGCACAGGCGTTACAGGAGCTTTTTATTTCAGAGGCTCGCCTTGGTGCAGCCCTGTCTGCCCTGCGCCGACGCCACAACCTGATTCTGCAGGGTCCGCCGGGCACGGGCAAAACGTTTCTGGCGCGGCGGCTGGCCTGGCTGGAACTGGGCGCTACCGATGCCGCCCGCGTGGAGCTGGTGCAGTTTCATCCCAGCTACAGCTACGAAGACTTTGTGCAGGGCTTCCGGCCCGATGCGCAGGGCACATTCCGGCTGCAGGACGGCGTGCTGCTTGACTTTTGCCGCCGGGCTGCCCAGGAGCCGGAGCATCCTTATTTTCTGCTGATTGACGAGCTAAACCGAGGCAACCTAAGCCGCATTTTCGGCGAACTGCTGCTATTATTGGAGGCCGATAAGCGCGGCCCCGCCCACGCTGTACGCCTGCCCTACGCTCCTGCCGACGCTCCACGATTCTTCGTGCCCGAAAACGTGTTTTTCATCGGGACTATGAACCTAGCCGACCGCAGCCTTGCGCCGCTGGACTACGCGTTGCGCCGCCGTTTCGCCTTCGTGGAAATGACGCCCGAGTTTGGGCCACCGCTGCAGGAATACCTAACCGAAAAAGGCGTGCCCGCCGCTGTAGTGAAGCGCCTCACCCAGCGTCTCACCGACCTGAACCAGACCATCACCGACGACCCCGACCTGGGGGCCAATTTTCAAGTTGGGCACAGCTACTTCTGCGCGCCGCCAGCAGCCCCGGCTGCGGCTGAGGAGTGGCTGACCCTGATTCTGGAGCAGGAAATTGCACCGTTGCTGGATGAGTACTGGCTCGACCAGCCGGCCAGGGCTACGGCTCAAAAGAAAAAGCTGCTGGCCCGGTAG
- a CDS encoding 5-methylcytosine restriction system specificity protein McrC gives MLIPIQNLYYLLCYAWNRLPERAELLAVEAVPFHRPLELLAHVLLTGTRRLLQQGLPVAYTERTEELAELRGRLLLAPTLTQQLLSKGRAVCQFDELGPDTPFSQLLLGTLHQLARSRTLPIALRHDLKLTLRRFPAAMAPQPLSASSLRAVRRLRPTGLSAFLLNVCELIYHSALPSPEATGRPRFRDFRRDEALMARLFEQFVRNFYRLEQRRFRVASEVIQWQVEAESAEALALLPAMVTDTSLEAPDHKIILDTKYYTAALRTRYDQQKLISPHLYQLYAYLQNQPTQPGQQLEGILLYPAATQFVDVRYTLGGHPVRIVTVDLAQPWPQISAALLALLD, from the coding sequence ATGCTGATTCCCATCCAGAACCTCTACTACCTGCTCTGCTACGCTTGGAATCGGTTGCCGGAGCGAGCAGAGCTTCTGGCCGTAGAAGCCGTCCCGTTTCATCGGCCGCTGGAACTGCTGGCTCATGTGCTACTGACTGGTACCCGACGGCTTTTGCAACAGGGCCTGCCGGTAGCCTACACAGAGCGCACGGAAGAACTGGCCGAGTTGCGCGGGCGCCTGCTGCTGGCGCCTACCTTGACGCAACAGCTGTTATCTAAAGGCCGGGCCGTGTGCCAGTTTGATGAACTAGGACCCGATACGCCCTTCAGCCAGCTACTGCTGGGCACCTTGCACCAACTGGCCCGCAGCCGTACACTGCCCATTGCCCTCCGCCACGACCTGAAGCTGACGCTACGCCGGTTTCCGGCTGCCATGGCGCCGCAGCCGCTTTCTGCATCCAGTCTGCGCGCGGTGCGCCGACTGCGGCCAACTGGGTTGTCGGCGTTTCTGCTGAATGTATGCGAGTTGATTTACCACAGTGCTCTGCCGTCGCCGGAGGCTACTGGCCGCCCCCGCTTCCGTGACTTTCGCCGCGACGAGGCGCTGATGGCGCGCCTGTTTGAGCAGTTTGTCCGCAACTTTTATCGTCTGGAGCAGCGCCGGTTTCGGGTGGCCTCGGAAGTCATTCAGTGGCAAGTGGAGGCCGAGTCGGCGGAAGCGCTGGCGCTGCTGCCCGCTATGGTTACGGATACGTCGCTGGAAGCGCCGGACCACAAAATCATCCTCGACACGAAGTACTATACCGCGGCACTTCGCACCCGCTACGACCAGCAAAAGCTGATTTCGCCCCACCTCTACCAACTCTACGCTTACCTCCAGAACCAGCCCACGCAGCCCGGCCAGCAGTTGGAAGGCATTCTGCTTTACCCGGCCGCCACGCAGTTTGTGGATGTACGCTACACCCTGGGCGGCCACCCCGTCCGCATTGTTACGGTAGACCTGGCGCAGCCCTGGCCACAGATTTCAGCGGCCCTGCTGGCGCTTCTGGATTGA
- a CDS encoding TldD/PmbA family protein — MKRREFVGLTGLATGALFLPSIPGLASSPVDPARLLEAVDPAIKKRLADAALNAAKSAGASYADVRIGRYLNQSIFTREKQVQNIASGESYGAGIRVIANGTWGFAATNTVTEAGMAKAAQLAVQIAKANAKVQKDQVKLAPQKGYGEVSWKTPIEKNSFEVPVKEKVDLLLAANAKALDNGASFVNSALFQINEQKYFASTDGSYIDQDIHRIWPTLGVTAIDRTTGKFRTREGLSAPMGLGYEYLTPKAADRINGPAGTGLVGYRNSYDMLEDAALAAKQAKEKLTAKSVVPGKYDLVLDPNHLGLTIHESIGHATELDRVLGYEANYAGTSFATLEWKAKNAPYGSKLVNIVADKTQPGSLGAVGYDDEGVKTGQWDIIKEGKLVDYQKTRDQAHIVNQDHSDGCSYSQSWQDVQFQRMANISLQPGKEKLSVDEMISKVDKGIYIAGRGSFSIDQQRYNSQFGGTVFYAIEKGKIAGMLEDVAYQTNTVEFWNSCAAICDQSDYRLFGSFFDGKGQPSQVSAVSHGSSTTRFNGVNVINTARKIG, encoded by the coding sequence TTGAAACGACGCGAATTTGTGGGCCTCACCGGCCTGGCAACCGGCGCCCTGTTCCTGCCCTCCATCCCGGGGTTGGCCAGCTCGCCCGTAGACCCGGCCCGCTTGCTTGAGGCCGTGGACCCGGCCATCAAGAAGCGCCTAGCTGATGCCGCTCTGAACGCCGCTAAATCTGCGGGTGCATCCTACGCCGACGTACGTATTGGGCGCTATCTGAATCAGAGCATTTTCACCCGCGAAAAGCAGGTGCAAAACATTGCCAGCGGAGAAAGCTATGGCGCAGGCATTCGGGTTATTGCCAATGGTACCTGGGGCTTCGCGGCTACCAATACCGTAACGGAAGCCGGCATGGCCAAAGCTGCCCAACTGGCCGTGCAGATTGCCAAAGCCAACGCTAAAGTGCAGAAAGACCAGGTAAAACTGGCCCCGCAGAAAGGCTACGGCGAGGTATCCTGGAAAACCCCGATTGAGAAAAACTCTTTTGAGGTGCCCGTGAAGGAGAAGGTAGATCTGCTGCTAGCCGCCAACGCTAAAGCCTTGGACAATGGCGCTTCGTTCGTGAATTCGGCACTGTTCCAGATCAACGAGCAGAAGTATTTCGCCAGCACCGACGGCTCCTACATCGACCAGGACATTCACCGTATCTGGCCCACGCTCGGCGTTACGGCCATTGACCGGACTACCGGCAAGTTCCGCACCCGGGAGGGCCTGAGCGCACCGATGGGCCTCGGCTACGAGTACCTCACGCCCAAAGCCGCCGACCGGATCAATGGGCCCGCCGGCACGGGCTTGGTGGGCTACCGCAACTCCTACGACATGCTGGAAGATGCAGCTCTGGCTGCCAAACAGGCCAAGGAAAAGCTGACGGCAAAAAGCGTGGTGCCCGGCAAATACGACCTGGTGCTCGACCCCAACCACCTAGGCCTGACCATTCACGAAAGCATCGGGCACGCGACGGAACTGGACCGCGTGCTGGGCTACGAAGCCAACTACGCCGGCACTTCGTTCGCCACGCTGGAGTGGAAGGCCAAGAACGCGCCGTACGGCTCCAAACTGGTGAATATTGTGGCCGACAAAACGCAGCCCGGCAGCCTCGGCGCCGTCGGCTACGATGATGAAGGAGTCAAAACCGGCCAGTGGGACATCATTAAAGAAGGTAAGCTGGTGGATTACCAGAAAACCCGCGACCAAGCGCACATCGTGAACCAGGACCACTCCGATGGGTGCTCCTATTCGCAGTCGTGGCAGGATGTGCAGTTCCAGCGCATGGCCAACATCAGCCTGCAGCCTGGCAAGGAGAAACTGAGCGTGGATGAAATGATCAGCAAGGTGGACAAGGGCATCTACATTGCCGGCCGCGGCTCGTTCTCCATCGACCAGCAGCGCTACAACTCGCAGTTTGGTGGCACGGTGTTCTATGCCATCGAGAAAGGCAAGATTGCCGGTATGCTTGAAGACGTAGCCTACCAGACCAACACCGTAGAGTTCTGGAACAGCTGCGCCGCTATCTGCGACCAGTCGGATTACCGGTTGTTCGGCTCGTTCTTCGATGGCAAAGGCCAGCCCAGCCAGGTTTCGGCGGTGAGCCACGGCTCCAGCACCACGCGCTTCAACGGCGTCAACGTTATCAACACGGCCCGCAAAATTGGTTGA
- a CDS encoding TldD/PmbA family protein has product MAILSQDEAQAILKKVLSFSTADECEVTLNGETGGNVRSARNSISTSGAVDNVSLVVESRFGKRSGVATCNEFDDATLRRCVQRAEEIARLAPESPEYMPLLGPQQYSAAPQAFAKSTAGITPDYRAQQVGASMKICDEKKLSSAAFLNDEAGFVAKRNSKGLEAYQQLTNLEFSITVRTPDGTGSGYATADYNDSSKFDAAALTRTAADKAAMSRNAKALEPGKYTVILEPAALVANSDASLLQALMGALDARNADEGRSFLSKKGGGNKKGEKLFDERVTIYSDPTMPEVATLTFSGDGRPQKKTTWIEKGVVKNLYTSRFWAQKAGIPDLPRPSGWVMEGGTQSLQDMIKGTAKGILVTRLWYIRPVDPQTLLYTGLTRDGTFYIENGKIKHPVKNFRFNESPIIMLNNLEAIGKPVRVGGNLVPPLKIRDFTFTSLSDAV; this is encoded by the coding sequence ATGGCAATTCTTTCCCAGGATGAAGCCCAGGCCATCCTCAAAAAGGTCCTCAGCTTTTCTACCGCCGACGAGTGTGAAGTCACACTTAATGGTGAAACTGGCGGCAACGTCCGCTCAGCCCGTAACTCCATCAGCACCAGTGGCGCCGTCGATAATGTGAGCTTGGTAGTGGAGTCGCGCTTTGGCAAACGCTCCGGCGTGGCTACCTGCAATGAATTTGACGATGCTACATTGCGCCGTTGTGTGCAGCGGGCCGAAGAAATTGCGCGTCTCGCTCCCGAGAGCCCCGAATACATGCCGCTGCTGGGCCCGCAGCAGTACTCAGCCGCACCCCAGGCGTTTGCCAAAAGCACGGCCGGCATCACGCCCGACTACCGCGCCCAGCAGGTGGGGGCCAGCATGAAAATCTGCGACGAGAAGAAGCTGTCTTCGGCTGCTTTCCTGAATGATGAGGCCGGTTTCGTGGCCAAGCGCAACAGCAAAGGCTTGGAAGCCTACCAGCAGCTCACCAATCTGGAATTCAGCATTACGGTGCGCACGCCCGACGGCACCGGCTCCGGCTACGCTACCGCCGACTACAACGATTCCAGCAAGTTCGACGCCGCCGCCCTTACGCGCACTGCTGCCGATAAGGCCGCCATGTCGCGCAATGCCAAAGCATTGGAGCCCGGCAAATACACCGTAATTCTGGAGCCGGCGGCCTTGGTTGCCAACTCCGATGCGTCGCTGCTGCAGGCACTGATGGGCGCTCTGGACGCCCGCAACGCCGACGAAGGACGCTCGTTCCTGAGCAAAAAAGGAGGCGGAAACAAGAAGGGCGAAAAGCTCTTCGACGAGCGGGTGACCATCTACTCCGACCCGACCATGCCCGAGGTGGCTACCCTGACGTTCTCCGGCGACGGACGGCCGCAGAAAAAGACCACCTGGATTGAGAAAGGTGTGGTAAAAAACCTCTACACTTCGCGCTTCTGGGCCCAAAAAGCCGGTATTCCGGATCTGCCGCGCCCCAGCGGCTGGGTGATGGAAGGCGGCACGCAAAGCCTGCAGGACATGATCAAAGGCACGGCCAAAGGCATCCTCGTGACGCGCCTGTGGTACATCCGCCCCGTTGACCCGCAGACGCTGCTTTACACCGGCCTCACCCGCGACGGAACGTTCTACATCGAGAACGGCAAGATCAAGCATCCGGTGAAGAACTTCCGCTTCAACGAGTCGCCGATTATCATGCTCAATAACCTGGAAGCCATTGGCAAGCCGGTGCGCGTGGGCGGCAACCTCGTTCCGCCGCTGAAAATCCGCGACTTCACCTTCACGAGCCTTTCCGACGCCGTGTAA